In Balneolaceae bacterium, a genomic segment contains:
- a CDS encoding HNH endonuclease — protein sequence MDTDVLVLNQDYQPLSICSVQRSVKLLFLEKAELLHDDPDRVIRTVDDEFSYPSVIRLRRYINLPYANIVLSRRNIMKRDRHTCQYCGTKSDLTLDHVMPRSRGGEDSWENLVTACNQCNVKKGNRTPDEASMPLDVEPYRPVHITFFQNLLGGVQEHWKPYLYM from the coding sequence AAGTATCTGTTCCGTACAACGCTCTGTTAAGTTACTGTTTCTCGAGAAAGCTGAGTTACTGCATGATGACCCCGACAGAGTGATTAGAACAGTAGATGATGAATTTTCCTATCCTTCCGTGATAAGGCTGCGGCGGTATATCAATCTTCCTTATGCTAACATTGTACTTTCCCGGCGCAACATTATGAAAAGAGACCGGCATACGTGCCAGTACTGTGGTACAAAATCTGATTTGACACTCGATCATGTTATGCCGCGCAGCAGGGGTGGTGAAGATAGCTGGGAAAACCTCGTTACAGCCTGTAATCAATGCAATGTGAAGAAAGGCAACCGTACACCGGACGAAGCAAGCATGCCGCTGGATGTTGAACCATACCGGCCTGTTCATATTACGTTTTTTCAAAATCTACTGGGCGGAGTGCAAGAGCACTGGAAGCCATATCTATATATGTAG
- a CDS encoding serine/threonine-protein kinase, translated as MNKDRWKLITNIVDEVLKTNNPSAKKKILEDRCGNDPDLKSEVRKFLDSIENSSDYWDSLFQSNRLFIGEITDNYKMSTDDSLLDKTATLPEIDDTIPDQIGLYKIKKRVGYGGMGEVFLAGRCDEKFNQNVALKLMRHGVTSKNQARRFEQERTILSSLNHPNIARLLDGGISVDGRSYYVMEYVDGIPITEYCKKNNCDLDERLNLFKQVCRAVQYAHSNFIVHRDLKPENLLVNKQGVVKILDFGIAKMIDDSLDEQAILQTSSGFRMLSLKYAAPEQITLDPITTATDVYSLGILLFELLTGFHPFDLKNKSLHETEYIIRHREPSKPSSVSNRWSTQLKGDLDAIILKALRKESTERYDSAQNMLDDIERFEKSLPVSARHDSLIYRSKKFIKRHSLSLMFIGFILLMVTAFTLFYTQRISEEKQFAELQAQKAEQVTLFLMDLFEANNPLHSEGEVLTARDMLERGEADAEKLEGYPELKAQMFEVMGEIYRRLGQYDKSESLLRQSLTIRQDVYGNYHSETVGTFDKLGLLLINKGEFFAADSLLSLALSIRENHLKSAGPDLAETLSNLAYARRRVGNNTNAEQLYRRSLEIRDKHLGRDHPLTIENMNSLGVVLHYKAKYRETEALFREILQRRENLLAPVHPDIAISQNSLGALLMNLGDFREADSLLNRALTVRRKLYGDNHPFVALTLNNLAISHMDQGRLSEAEKYVNEAYRIRKEQLGHNHTNTALTKFTIAKLMLETNRPDSALKLYKEAYNTFHDNLSPGHSLTARTMVGIGSAYLAKNDLENARFYFEEGYQKVEAVHSEESLEHALASIQYGAYLMKTGEEERANEILNTAHKTLQEIEHQESLRQENIMTLLNQNN; from the coding sequence ATGAATAAAGACCGCTGGAAACTGATTACCAATATTGTGGATGAGGTTTTAAAAACGAACAACCCTTCTGCAAAAAAGAAAATTTTAGAAGATCGATGCGGAAACGATCCGGACCTTAAATCAGAAGTACGCAAATTCCTCGATTCCATTGAGAACTCCTCCGATTACTGGGACTCTCTTTTCCAATCTAACCGTTTATTTATTGGAGAGATAACAGATAATTACAAGATGTCTACAGACGATAGTTTATTAGATAAAACTGCAACTCTTCCCGAAATTGATGATACCATTCCCGATCAAATAGGCCTCTATAAAATAAAAAAACGTGTTGGATATGGCGGCATGGGCGAGGTTTTCCTGGCCGGCAGATGTGATGAAAAATTCAACCAGAATGTTGCGCTTAAGCTGATGCGCCACGGAGTAACATCCAAAAATCAAGCCCGCAGATTTGAGCAGGAACGTACTATTCTCTCATCGTTAAATCATCCAAACATAGCCCGCTTGCTGGATGGCGGAATTTCGGTGGACGGGCGCTCCTACTATGTAATGGAATATGTGGACGGTATTCCAATTACAGAATATTGCAAAAAAAACAATTGTGATCTTGATGAAAGACTCAACCTTTTTAAACAGGTTTGCAGGGCCGTGCAGTACGCCCACTCCAACTTTATTGTGCATCGGGATTTAAAGCCGGAGAATCTTCTGGTGAATAAACAAGGTGTTGTTAAAATTTTAGATTTTGGTATTGCTAAAATGATCGACGACAGCCTTGATGAGCAAGCCATTCTGCAAACCAGCTCCGGATTCAGAATGCTCAGCCTGAAGTACGCCGCGCCTGAACAGATCACACTCGACCCTATAACAACAGCTACAGATGTATATTCGCTGGGTATACTTCTGTTTGAACTGCTTACCGGATTCCATCCGTTCGATTTGAAAAATAAATCATTGCACGAAACGGAATACATTATTCGGCATCGAGAGCCTTCCAAACCAAGTTCGGTATCAAACCGCTGGAGTACACAGTTAAAGGGTGATCTTGACGCGATTATTTTGAAAGCACTTCGAAAAGAATCCACAGAAAGATACGATTCTGCCCAAAATATGCTGGATGATATTGAACGGTTTGAGAAATCACTGCCTGTATCTGCCCGTCACGATTCTCTCATCTACCGATCAAAAAAGTTTATCAAGAGGCATTCTCTGTCGCTGATGTTTATTGGATTTATCCTGCTGATGGTTACTGCATTTACCCTTTTCTACACCCAGAGGATATCTGAAGAAAAACAATTTGCTGAACTACAGGCCCAAAAAGCCGAACAGGTAACACTGTTTTTAATGGATCTGTTTGAGGCGAATAATCCTTTACATTCGGAGGGAGAAGTTCTTACGGCAAGAGACATGCTGGAACGTGGTGAAGCGGATGCTGAAAAATTGGAGGGATATCCCGAACTGAAAGCACAGATGTTTGAGGTGATGGGTGAAATTTACAGGAGGCTGGGGCAGTATGATAAATCAGAATCTCTGTTGCGGCAATCACTTACGATCAGGCAGGATGTTTATGGAAATTACCATTCCGAAACGGTAGGTACGTTCGATAAACTGGGTTTACTGCTTATCAATAAAGGAGAATTTTTTGCAGCCGATTCACTCCTGAGTCTTGCCCTGAGTATTCGGGAAAATCACCTCAAGTCTGCCGGACCCGATTTGGCTGAAACTCTCAGTAACCTTGCATATGCCCGCCGCAGAGTTGGAAATAATACAAATGCAGAACAGCTTTACAGAAGGAGTCTTGAGATTCGGGACAAGCATCTTGGCAGAGATCATCCGTTGACCATTGAAAATATGAACAGCCTTGGTGTGGTACTTCATTACAAAGCAAAATATCGGGAAACAGAAGCATTGTTTCGGGAAATACTCCAGCGCAGAGAAAATCTACTCGCTCCTGTTCATCCTGATATAGCCATAAGCCAAAACAGTTTGGGAGCTCTGCTAATGAATCTCGGAGACTTCCGGGAAGCAGACAGCCTGCTTAACCGGGCGTTGACTGTTCGGCGTAAATTGTATGGAGATAATCACCCCTTTGTAGCTCTCACACTCAATAATCTTGCGATTTCTCATATGGACCAGGGCAGATTGTCTGAAGCTGAAAAATATGTAAATGAAGCCTACCGCATCCGAAAGGAACAGCTTGGACACAACCATACAAACACGGCCCTAACTAAGTTTACAATTGCAAAGTTAATGCTCGAAACCAATCGGCCCGATTCTGCATTAAAATTGTATAAAGAGGCCTATAATACATTCCACGACAATCTCTCCCCCGGTCATTCACTTACAGCCCGAACAATGGTTGGCATTGGAAGTGCTTACCTGGCAAAAAACGATCTTGAGAACGCCCGGTTTTATTTTGAAGAGGGATACCAGAAAGTAGAAGCTGTTCACTCCGAAGAATCTTTGGAACATGCTCTGGCAAGTATTCAATACGGAGCTTATCTCATGAAAACAGGAGAAGAAGAACGGGCTAATGAGATCTTGAATACCGCTCATAAAACTCTTCAGGAAATTGAACATCAGGAGAGTTTGCGGCAGGAAAATATCATGACCCTTCTTAATCAGAACAACTGA
- a CDS encoding sigma-70 family RNA polymerase sigma factor has protein sequence MSDKSNITQLLRTVNKGDQDAYKKLFELVYDELRRIANIQLNQEYSDHTFSKTELVHEAYIKLIDQSKVDFNDRTHFYAIAARSMRQLLVDYARKKKAEKRGGGKKPLPLDENVFHIKKHAENIIELDEHLDQLSELDERLGQIVELRFFAGMSIEETAKMLDLSASTVNRDWAKARGWLYQRLKSEHGS, from the coding sequence ATGAGTGATAAAAGCAATATAACCCAGCTTTTACGTACCGTTAATAAAGGAGATCAAGATGCATACAAAAAACTTTTTGAACTTGTCTATGATGAGCTTCGGCGTATTGCCAATATTCAACTGAATCAAGAATATTCTGATCATACATTCAGTAAAACCGAATTGGTTCACGAGGCCTACATTAAACTGATCGATCAATCGAAAGTAGATTTTAACGATCGAACCCATTTTTATGCTATTGCTGCCCGTTCTATGAGGCAACTTCTTGTTGATTATGCACGCAAGAAAAAAGCAGAGAAACGGGGCGGCGGGAAAAAACCACTGCCGCTTGATGAAAATGTCTTTCACATCAAAAAGCATGCAGAAAATATCATTGAACTTGATGAGCATCTTGATCAGCTTTCTGAACTGGATGAACGACTCGGACAGATTGTTGAGCTTCGTTTCTTTGCCGGCATGAGTATTGAAGAGACAGCCAAAATGCTGGATCTCTCTGCAAGCACTGTAAATCGCGATTGGGCGAAAGCAAGAGGTTGGCTCTATCAGCGGTTAAAGTCAGAACATGGATCTTAA